In Helianthus annuus cultivar XRQ/B chromosome 9, HanXRQr2.0-SUNRISE, whole genome shotgun sequence, the following are encoded in one genomic region:
- the LOC110877889 gene encoding beta-glucuronosyltransferase GlcAT14B-like produces MHLEGDALDLYSWLSADRLITFWEELVQAFTTNFGPAEFQNPDEFLCSIKQTGSVQEYRQEFAKRSFHCFKLARPLAKPLRKKPYFLPLILSLLTSSLLILFSLFFTNPFHSFHHTQPNTLQQTPLFVESKLQITPPNPDSTAPKLAYLISGSTGDVQSLKRTLKALYHPVNQYVVHLDLEAPPEERLELFEFVKSEPVFNEVSNVRIVVRSNLVTYRGPTMVTNTLHAMAILLKEGADWDWFINLSASDYPLVTQDDLLHTLSTVPRELNFIEHTSDIGWKEYQRAKPVIIDPGLYSNKKSDVFWVSQKRSVPTAYKLFTGSAWMMLSRSFVEYCLWGWDNLPRIVLMYYANFLSSPEGYFHTVICNADEFKNTTVNHDLHFISWDNPPKQHPHFLSIDDYERMVESHAPFARKFGADKELLDKIDSELLGREPDGFVTSNWLDKSDANKTIAESIVRNATELKPGPGAERIKTLIGGMLSDKDFHLKHCI; encoded by the exons ATGCATTTAGAAGGGGACGCTTTAGATCTCTATTCATGGTTATCAGCAGACCGTCTGATTACTTTCTGGGAGGAATTGGTTCAAGCCTTTACAACCAATTTTGGTCCTGCTGAGTTTCAAAACCCAGACGAGTTTCTTTGTAGTATCAAACAGACGGGTTCGGTCCAAGAATATAGGCAAGAATTCGCTAAAAGATCTTTCCATTGTTTCAAACTGGCCCGACCACTAGCTAAACCCTTGAGAAAAAAACCATACTTCCTCCCCCTCATCCTCTCTCTCCTCACCTCCTCTCTCCTCATCCTCTTCTCTCTCTTCTTCACAAACCCTTTTCACTCCTTCCACCATACCCAACCAAACACCCTCCAACAAACCCCTCTTTTCGTCGAATCAAAGCTCCAAATCACCCCACCAAACCCCGATTCCACCGCACCCAAGCTCGCCTACCTCATCTCCGGCTCCACTGGCGACGTTCAGTCCTTGAAACGGACGCTAAAGGCGTTGTATCATCCGGTTAACCAGTATGTTGTGCATTTGGACCTTGAGGCGCCACCTGAAGAAAGGTTGGAGCTTTTTGAGTTTGTGAAAAGTGAACCGGTGTTTAACGAAGTGAGTAATGTAAGGATTGTTGTTAGGTCGAATCTGGTGACGTATAGAGGGCCTACTATGGTGACGAATACGCTTCATGCGATGGCGATTTTGTTGAAGGAGGGGGCTGATTGGGACTGGTTTATTAATTTGAGTGCTTCTGATTATCCTTTGGTCACTCAAGATG ATTTGCTTCATACTTTGTCAACTGTTCCTCGGGAGCTAAATTTTATCGAGCACACCAGTGACATTGGCTGGAAAGA GTACCAAAGAGCCAAACCCGTTATAATCGATCCGGGGCTATATAGTAATAAAAAATCAGATGTTTTCTGGGTCTCCCAGAAAAGGAGTGTTCCCACTGCTTACAAGCTCTTCACTG GTTCTGCGTGGATGATGCTTTCGCGATCCTTTGTAGAATATTGTTTATGGGGATGGGATAACCTACCAAGAATCGTCCTCATGTACTACGCTAATTTTCTTTCATCACCCGAAGGGTACTTTCACACAGTAATATGCAACGCCGATGAGTTCAAAAATACGACTGTAAATCATGACCTTCATTTCATTTCCTGGGATAACCCCCCGAAACAACACCCCCATTTTCTCTCCATTGATGATTACGAAAGAATGGTAGAAAGTCATGCACCGTTCGCTAGAAAATTTGGTGCAGATAAGGAGTTACTCGACAAAATTGACTCTGAACTTCTAGGGCGTGAACCTGATGGTTTTGTGACAA GCAATTGGTTAGACAAAAGTGATGCAAACAAAACTATAGCTGAAAGCATAGTCAGGAACGCAACTGAACTGAAACCGGGACCTGGAGCCGAGAGGATCAAGACCCTTATCGGCGGTATGCTATCTGACAAAGATTTTCACTTGAAGCATTGTATCTGA